The following coding sequences are from one Streptomyces sp. NBC_01485 window:
- a CDS encoding FBP domain-containing protein yields the protein MKPLTEQEIRAAFVNCTKGETKRLSVPRDLADQPWEDLDYLGWRDPQAPDRAYLVVELDGRPKALALRSSAAGSWQARRSMCTMCLTTHSGGVSLMVAPKAGRAGQQGNSVGAYICSDLACSLYVRGKRDAGIGARLPETITLEEKIQRTVTNLAAFIAKVTS from the coding sequence ATGAAGCCGCTGACCGAGCAAGAGATCCGTGCCGCCTTCGTGAACTGCACCAAGGGTGAGACCAAGCGCCTGTCCGTGCCGCGCGACCTGGCCGACCAGCCCTGGGAGGACCTGGACTACCTGGGCTGGCGCGACCCCCAGGCCCCCGACCGGGCCTACCTCGTCGTGGAGCTGGACGGCCGGCCGAAGGCGCTCGCACTGCGCTCCTCCGCAGCCGGCTCCTGGCAGGCGCGGCGCAGCATGTGCACGATGTGCCTGACCACGCACTCCGGCGGCGTCTCCCTGATGGTCGCGCCGAAGGCGGGCCGGGCCGGGCAGCAGGGCAACTCGGTGGGGGCCTACATCTGCAGCGACCTCGCCTGCTCGCTCTACGTGCGCGGCAAGCGGGACGCGGGCATCGGCGCCCGGCTGCCCGAGACGATCACCCTGGAGGAGAAGATCCAGCGGACCGTGACCAACCTCGCCGCCTTCATCGCCAAGGTCACGAGCTGA
- a CDS encoding TetR/AcrR family transcriptional regulator has protein sequence MVRVGLTTERLVRAGAELADEVGFDQVTVSALARRFDVKVASLYSHVKNSDDLRTRIALLALEELADRGDLALAGRAGKDALTALGDVYRDYAREHPGRYAAAQLRLGPEAAAASAGGRHARMTRAILRGYDLTEPDQTHAVRLLGSVFHGYVTLELGGGFSHSAPDTQETWTRILDALDALLRTWPPKE, from the coding sequence ATGGTGCGGGTCGGACTGACCACGGAACGCCTGGTCCGGGCTGGTGCGGAGCTGGCCGACGAGGTCGGCTTCGACCAGGTGACCGTCTCGGCGCTCGCCAGACGCTTCGACGTCAAGGTCGCGAGCCTGTACTCGCACGTGAAGAACTCCGACGACCTCAGGACCCGGATCGCCCTGCTCGCCCTGGAGGAACTCGCCGACCGGGGCGACCTCGCGCTGGCCGGCCGGGCCGGCAAGGACGCCCTGACCGCCCTGGGCGACGTCTACCGCGACTACGCCCGCGAGCACCCCGGCCGCTACGCCGCGGCCCAACTGAGACTCGGCCCCGAGGCGGCGGCCGCGAGCGCGGGCGGCCGGCACGCCCGGATGACCCGGGCGATCCTGCGCGGCTACGACCTCACCGAGCCGGACCAGACCCACGCCGTCCGCCTGCTGGGCAGCGTCTTCCACGGCTACGTCACCCTGGAGCTCGGCGGCGGCTTCAGCCACAGCGCCCCCGACACCCAGGAGACCTGGACCCGGATCCTGGACGCCCTCGACGCCCTGCTGCGCACCTGGCCGCCCAAGGAGTGA
- the qcrB gene encoding cytochrome bc1 complex cytochrome b subunit, producing MGDGAQAVNGVVDSGSSGSGGDGPGKGERLADWADGRLGLYALAKANLRKVFPDHWSFMLGEVCLYSFLILLLTGVYLTLFFEPSSAEVVYHGSYAPLNGVVMTKAYESTLHISFDVRGGLLIRQIHHWAALVFVTGMLVHMMRVFFTGAFRKPREVNWLFGWLLLFLGILTGLTGYSLPDDMLSGTGVRFADGAILSVPIVGTYLSFFLFGGEFPGHDIISRFFPIHVLLLPGIMLGLVVAHLILVFFHKHTQYPGPGRDQKSVVGMPFMPVYMAKAGGFFFLVFGVLAVMGGIASINPVWAFGPYRPDLVTTGAQPDWYLGFSEGLVRVMPGWEINAWGHTLELGVLIPFSLFPLILLAIGLYPFAEAWITGDKREHHILDRPRNAPVRTGLGVAWLTLYAVLLIGGGNDIVATHLHLSINAITWFVRVSVFAGPVVAFMVTKRICLGLQRRDRDLVLHGRETGTIKRLPHGEYVEVHEPLDRARLFTLTQHEQAPPYEIGPLVDHNGVRRPVTVAQRVRARLARAVFGTDSHIPKPTPEEYRELTGGHEH from the coding sequence ATGGGTGACGGCGCGCAAGCAGTGAACGGGGTTGTGGACAGCGGGAGTTCGGGGTCAGGGGGTGATGGGCCCGGCAAGGGGGAGCGGCTCGCCGACTGGGCCGACGGACGGCTCGGGCTGTACGCGCTGGCCAAGGCCAACCTGCGCAAGGTGTTCCCCGACCACTGGTCCTTCATGCTCGGCGAAGTCTGCCTCTACAGCTTCCTGATCCTCCTCCTCACCGGCGTCTACCTCACCCTGTTCTTCGAGCCGAGCAGCGCCGAGGTCGTCTACCACGGCTCGTACGCGCCGCTCAACGGCGTCGTGATGACGAAGGCGTACGAGTCGACGCTCCACATCAGTTTCGACGTGCGCGGCGGGCTGCTGATCCGGCAGATCCACCACTGGGCGGCGCTGGTGTTCGTCACCGGCATGCTCGTGCACATGATGCGGGTGTTCTTCACCGGCGCGTTCCGCAAGCCGCGCGAGGTCAACTGGCTGTTCGGCTGGCTGCTGCTGTTCCTCGGCATCCTCACCGGGCTGACCGGCTACTCGCTCCCGGACGACATGCTCTCCGGCACCGGCGTCCGGTTCGCCGACGGCGCGATCCTGTCCGTCCCGATCGTCGGGACGTACCTGTCGTTCTTCCTCTTCGGCGGGGAGTTCCCGGGCCACGACATCATCTCGCGGTTCTTCCCGATCCACGTCCTGCTGCTGCCCGGGATCATGCTGGGGCTGGTCGTCGCCCATCTCATCCTGGTGTTCTTCCACAAGCACACCCAGTACCCGGGGCCCGGACGCGACCAGAAGAGCGTGGTCGGGATGCCCTTCATGCCGGTGTACATGGCGAAGGCGGGCGGGTTCTTCTTCCTGGTCTTCGGCGTGCTGGCGGTGATGGGCGGGATCGCGAGCATCAACCCCGTGTGGGCGTTCGGACCGTACCGGCCGGACCTGGTGACGACCGGCGCCCAGCCGGACTGGTACCTCGGCTTCTCCGAGGGGCTGGTCCGGGTGATGCCGGGCTGGGAGATCAACGCCTGGGGTCACACCCTGGAGCTGGGCGTCCTCATCCCGTTCTCGCTGTTCCCGCTGATCCTGCTCGCCATCGGCCTCTACCCGTTCGCCGAGGCGTGGATCACCGGCGACAAACGGGAGCACCACATCCTCGACCGGCCCCGCAACGCGCCCGTGCGCACCGGCCTCGGCGTGGCCTGGCTGACGCTGTACGCGGTGCTGCTGATCGGCGGCGGCAACGACATCGTGGCCACGCATCTGCATCTGTCCATCAACGCGATCACCTGGTTCGTGCGGGTCTCCGTGTTTGCCGGGCCGGTCGTCGCCTTCATGGTCACCAAGCGGATCTGCCTGGGACTCCAGCGCCGGGACCGGGACCTGGTGCTGCACGGCCGGGAGACGGGGACCATCAAGCGCCTCCCGCACGGCGAGTACGTCGAGGTCCACGAACCCCTGGACCGGGCCCGGCTGTTCACCCTCACCCAGCACGAGCAGGCCCCGCCGTACGAGATCGGGCCGCTCGTCGACCACAACGGGGTCCGGCGGCCGGTCACGGTGGCCCAGCGGGTGCGGGCGCGGCTGGCGCGGGCCGTGTTCGGGACCGACAGCCACATACCCAAGCCGACGCCGGAGGAGTACCGCGAGCTGACCGGCGGGCACGAGCACTGA
- a CDS encoding vWA domain-containing protein — protein sequence MVAISLTKVLETAPALVNLYKSAGVSLAKHGLDGQRAAVYLVVDYSGSMKPYYRDGSVQALADRVLGLSAHLDDDGRVPVVVFSTDVDAVTDIALADHQGRVDSIVAGLGHMGKTSYHVAMDAVIDHYLDSGSTDPAFVVFQTDGGPIDKVAAERYLCKASKLPMFWQFIGFGDRGSRQFDFLRKLDELPVPEKRAVDNAGFFHAGSDPAKTADAELYDRLVGEFPKWLVAARAAGIVRP from the coding sequence ATGGTCGCGATCAGTCTCACCAAGGTCCTGGAGACCGCGCCCGCGCTGGTCAACCTGTACAAGAGCGCCGGGGTTTCACTCGCGAAGCACGGTCTCGACGGGCAGCGGGCCGCCGTCTACCTCGTCGTCGACTACTCGGGGTCGATGAAGCCGTACTACCGGGACGGCAGCGTGCAGGCGCTCGCCGACCGGGTGTTGGGGCTGTCCGCGCACCTCGACGACGACGGCCGGGTGCCGGTCGTCGTCTTCTCCACGGACGTCGACGCCGTCACCGACATCGCCCTCGCCGACCATCAGGGGCGGGTGGACAGCATCGTGGCCGGGCTCGGCCACATGGGCAAGACGAGCTACCACGTCGCCATGGACGCCGTCATCGACCACTACCTCGACAGCGGCTCGACGGACCCGGCGTTCGTCGTGTTCCAGACCGACGGCGGCCCGATCGACAAGGTCGCCGCGGAACGCTATCTGTGCAAGGCGTCGAAGCTGCCGATGTTCTGGCAGTTCATCGGCTTCGGCGACCGGGGCAGCAGGCAGTTCGACTTCCTGCGCAAGCTCGACGAACTGCCCGTCCCGGAGAAGCGGGCGGTCGACAACGCCGGGTTCTTCCACGCCGGTTCGGACCCGGCGAAGACGGCGGACGCGGAGCTGTACGACCGGCTGGTGGGGGAGTTCCCCAAGTGGCTGGTGGCCGCACGGGCGGCGGGGATCGTACGGCCGTAA
- a CDS encoding chitosanase yields the protein MKRAAALVCVAVASTVYLLTPAQPAQPTVGVRATPPGLAAPAQKELAQQIVASAENGTLNWRSAYGYVEDIGDGQGYTAGLIGFCTGTHDLLTLVEQYTRAHPDNALAPYLPALRRVDGTDSHAGLDPGFPAAWRTESSVPAFRAAQDAERDRVYFNPAVRRGRADGLGALGQFIYYDALVFHGPGAGPTSFDGIRARAVQQARTPAQGGDEADYLDAFLDARRRAMLTRHPGIDTSRVDTTQRRFLRDGNLDLLPPLRWQVYGETYQVP from the coding sequence ATGAAACGTGCCGCCGCCCTGGTCTGCGTCGCCGTCGCGTCGACGGTGTACCTGCTCACCCCCGCCCAGCCCGCCCAGCCGACGGTCGGCGTCCGGGCGACCCCGCCGGGTCTCGCCGCCCCGGCGCAGAAGGAACTGGCCCAACAGATCGTGGCGAGCGCCGAGAACGGCACCCTGAACTGGCGCAGCGCGTACGGCTACGTCGAGGACATCGGCGACGGCCAGGGCTACACGGCGGGCCTGATCGGCTTCTGCACCGGCACCCACGATCTGCTCACCCTCGTCGAGCAGTACACCCGCGCCCATCCGGACAACGCCCTCGCCCCCTACCTCCCGGCCCTGCGCCGGGTCGACGGCACCGACTCGCACGCCGGTCTGGACCCGGGTTTCCCGGCCGCCTGGCGGACCGAGTCGAGCGTGCCCGCCTTCCGGGCGGCGCAGGACGCCGAGCGCGACCGCGTCTACTTCAACCCGGCGGTGCGCCGCGGCCGGGCCGACGGTCTGGGCGCGCTGGGCCAGTTCATCTACTACGACGCCCTGGTCTTCCACGGCCCCGGCGCGGGCCCGACCAGCTTCGACGGCATCCGCGCCCGCGCCGTGCAGCAGGCCCGCACGCCCGCGCAGGGCGGCGACGAGGCCGACTACCTCGACGCGTTCCTCGACGCCCGCCGCCGCGCCATGCTGACCCGGCACCCCGGCATCGACACCTCCCGCGTCGACACGACCCAGCGCCGCTTCCTGCGCGACGGCAACCTCGACCTGCTTCCGCCGCTGCGGTGGCAGGTGTACGGCGAGACCTACCAGGTGCCGTAA
- a CDS encoding glutamate synthase subunit beta, which translates to MADPKGFLNHGREVARSRPVDVRLKDWNEVYVPGSLLPIIGKQAGRCMDCGIPFCHNGCPLGNLIPEWNDFAYRENWSAASERLHATNNFPEFTGRLCPAPCESACVLGINQPAVTIKNVEVSIIDKAWETGDVAPQAPERLSGKTVAVIGSGPAGLAAAQQLTRAGHTVAVYERADRVGGLLRYGIPEFKMEKRHINRRIEQMRAEGTRFRTGIEIGRDLKATDLKKRYDAIVIAAGATTARDLPVPGRELKGVYQAMEYLPLSNKVQEGDYVTSPISAAGKHVVVIGGGDTGADCVGTAHRQGAASVTQLEIMPRPGEERSPGQPWPTFPMLYKVTSAHEEGGERVYSVSTTHFEGDEDGNVQWLHLTEVEFIDGRLTPKPGTERKIPAQLVTLAMGFTGTDQDNGLVAQFGLDLDERGNIARDADFQTSVPGVYVAGDAGRGQSLIVWAIAEGRSAARGVDRFLTGASELPAPIRPTDRSLMV; encoded by the coding sequence ATGGCTGACCCGAAGGGCTTTCTGAACCACGGCCGTGAGGTCGCCCGGTCCCGTCCCGTCGACGTGCGTCTGAAGGACTGGAACGAGGTCTACGTCCCGGGCTCGCTGCTGCCGATCATCGGCAAGCAGGCCGGCCGGTGCATGGACTGCGGCATCCCGTTCTGCCACAACGGCTGTCCGCTGGGGAACCTGATCCCCGAGTGGAACGACTTCGCCTACCGCGAGAACTGGTCGGCCGCGTCGGAGCGTCTGCACGCCACGAACAACTTCCCGGAGTTCACGGGCCGGCTGTGCCCCGCTCCGTGCGAGTCGGCGTGTGTGCTGGGCATCAACCAGCCGGCCGTCACCATCAAGAACGTCGAGGTCTCGATCATCGACAAGGCGTGGGAGACCGGTGACGTCGCCCCGCAGGCCCCCGAGCGGCTGTCCGGCAAGACCGTCGCGGTCATCGGCTCGGGCCCGGCGGGCCTGGCCGCCGCCCAGCAGCTCACCCGGGCCGGCCACACCGTCGCCGTCTACGAGCGCGCGGACCGCGTCGGCGGCCTCCTGCGGTACGGCATCCCCGAGTTCAAGATGGAGAAGCGGCACATCAACCGCCGCATCGAGCAGATGCGCGCGGAGGGCACCCGCTTCCGTACCGGCATCGAGATCGGCCGCGACCTCAAGGCGACCGACCTGAAGAAGCGCTACGACGCGATCGTCATCGCCGCCGGCGCCACCACCGCCCGTGATCTCCCCGTCCCCGGGCGGGAGTTGAAGGGCGTGTACCAGGCGATGGAGTACCTGCCCCTGTCGAACAAGGTCCAGGAGGGCGACTACGTCACCTCCCCGATCTCGGCCGCGGGCAAGCACGTCGTGGTCATCGGCGGCGGCGACACCGGCGCCGACTGCGTGGGCACCGCCCACCGCCAGGGCGCGGCCTCCGTCACGCAGTTGGAGATCATGCCGAGGCCGGGCGAGGAGCGCAGCCCGGGTCAGCCGTGGCCGACCTTCCCGATGCTGTACAAGGTCACCTCCGCGCACGAGGAGGGCGGCGAGCGGGTCTACTCCGTCTCGACGACCCACTTCGAGGGCGACGAGGACGGCAACGTCCAGTGGCTGCACCTCACCGAGGTCGAGTTCATCGACGGCCGCCTGACCCCGAAGCCGGGCACGGAGCGCAAGATCCCCGCCCAACTGGTCACCCTCGCCATGGGCTTCACCGGCACCGACCAGGACAACGGCCTCGTCGCGCAGTTCGGCCTGGACCTCGACGAGCGCGGCAACATCGCCCGCGACGCCGACTTCCAGACCAGCGTCCCGGGCGTGTACGTCGCCGGTGACGCGGGCCGCGGCCAGTCGCTCATCGTGTGGGCGATCGCGGAGGGCCGCTCGGCCGCCCGCGGCGTCGACCGGTTCCTGACCGGCGCCAGCGAACTGCCGGCCCCGATCCGCCCGACGGACCGCTCGCTGATGGTCTGA
- the gltB gene encoding glutamate synthase large subunit, with protein sequence MRTPRQPSQHSANGQNWSFMDARPAAQGMYDPRNEHDACGVGFVANLTGEASHTLVEQALTVLRNLEHRGATGSEPDSGDGAGILTQVPDAFFREVAGFELPEAGGYAVGIAFLPEDGMQDAVSQIETIAADEGLTVLGWREVPVAPGLLGATARSTMPAFRQVFVADGAAEPATGIDLDRKSFVLRKRAEREAGVYFPSLSARTIVYKGMLTTGQLEPFFPDLSDRRFASAVSLVHSRFSTNTFPSWPLAHPYRFVAHNGEINTVKGNRNWMRARESQLVSDLFGSADHGHSGQDEKSIERIFPVCTPDASDSASFDEVLELLHLGGRSLPHSVLMMIPEAWENHDSMDPARRAFYEFHSTMMEPWDGPACVTFTDGVQVGAVLDRNGLRPGRYWVTDDGLVVLGSEVGVLDIDPAKVVRKGRLQPGKMFLVDTAEHRIIEDDEIKAALAAEKPYAEWLEAGEIELVDLPEREHIVHTHASVTRRQQTFGYTEEELRVLLAPMAKSAAEPIGSMGTDSPIAALSARPRLLFDYFTQLFAQVTNPPLDAIREELVTSLRSSLGPQGNLLEPSASSCRTVTLPFPVIDNDELAKLIHINADNDMPGFKAATLSGLYRVHGGGEALAARLEEICAEADAAIDNGARLIVLSDRHSDAEHAPIPSLLLTAAVHHHLIRTKQRTEVGLLVEAGDVREVHHVALLIGFGAAAVNPYLAMESAEDLLRAGTFISGLEPEQAIRNLIYALGKGVLKVMSKMGISTVASYRGAQVFEAVGLDDAFVEKYFNGTATKIGGVGIDVIAKEVAARHAKAYPASGIAPAHRALEIGGEYQWRREGEPHLFDPETVFRLQHSTRAGDYDIFKKYTDRVNEQSERLMTLRGLFGFKSGREPISIDEVEPVSEIVRRFSTGAMSYGSISLEAHETLAIAMNQLGGKSNTGEGGEDADRLYDPARRSAIKQVASGRFGVTSEYLVNADDIQIKMAQGAKPGEGGQLPGHKVYPWVAKTRHSTPGVGLISPPPHHDIYSIEDLAQLIHDLKNANPQARIHVKLVSEVGVGTVAAGVSKAHADVVLISGHDGGTGASPLTSLKHAGGPWELGLAETQQTLLLNGLRDRIVVQTDGQLKTGRDVIIAALLGAEEFGFATAPLVVSGCVMMRVCHLDTCPVGIATQNPVLRDRFAGKAEYVVNFFRFIAEEVRELLAELGFRSIEEAVGHAEVLDVERAVDHWKAQGLNLAPLFYVPELPEGAALHQVIAQDHGLEKALDNELIKLAADALAADSATDAQPVRAQVSIRNINRTVGTMLGHEVTKKFGGAGLPENTIDITFTGSAGQSFGAFLPRGVTLRLEGDANDYVGKGLSGGRVVVRPDRGADHLAEFSTIAGNTIAYGATGGELFLRGRTGERFCVRNSGATVVSEGVGDHGCEYMTGGRAVVLGETGRNFAAGMSGGVAYVIDLNRDNVNVGNLDAVEALDDTDRQWLHDVVRRHAEETASTVAEKLLADWDASVERFSKIIPRTYKAVLAAKDAAEQAGLSESEITEKMMEAATNG encoded by the coding sequence ATGCGTACGCCGCGCCAGCCGTCCCAGCATTCCGCGAATGGCCAGAACTGGTCTTTCATGGATGCTCGCCCTGCTGCGCAGGGTATGTACGACCCCCGCAACGAGCACGACGCCTGTGGCGTCGGCTTCGTTGCGAACCTCACCGGCGAGGCGAGCCATACGCTGGTCGAGCAGGCGCTCACCGTTCTGCGCAACCTCGAACACCGTGGCGCCACCGGCTCCGAGCCGGACTCCGGCGACGGCGCGGGCATCCTCACCCAGGTCCCCGACGCCTTCTTCCGTGAGGTGGCCGGTTTCGAGCTGCCCGAGGCCGGCGGCTACGCCGTCGGTATCGCCTTCCTCCCCGAGGACGGCATGCAGGACGCCGTCTCACAGATCGAGACGATCGCCGCCGACGAGGGCCTCACCGTCCTCGGCTGGCGTGAGGTCCCGGTCGCCCCGGGACTCCTCGGCGCCACCGCCCGCTCCACGATGCCCGCCTTCCGCCAGGTCTTCGTGGCCGACGGCGCGGCCGAGCCCGCCACGGGCATCGACCTCGACCGCAAGTCGTTCGTGCTGCGCAAGCGCGCCGAGCGCGAGGCCGGCGTCTACTTCCCCTCGCTGTCCGCGCGGACGATCGTCTACAAGGGCATGCTGACCACCGGCCAGCTCGAGCCCTTCTTCCCGGACCTGTCCGACCGCCGCTTCGCCTCGGCCGTGTCGCTCGTCCACTCGCGCTTCTCGACGAACACCTTCCCGTCGTGGCCGCTCGCCCACCCGTACCGCTTCGTCGCGCACAACGGTGAGATCAACACCGTCAAGGGCAACCGCAACTGGATGCGCGCCCGCGAGTCGCAGCTCGTCTCGGATCTGTTCGGCTCTGCCGACCATGGGCACAGCGGGCAGGACGAGAAGTCCATCGAGCGGATCTTCCCGGTCTGTACGCCGGACGCCTCCGACTCCGCGTCCTTCGACGAGGTGCTCGAACTGCTCCACCTCGGTGGCCGCTCGCTGCCGCACTCCGTGCTGATGATGATCCCGGAGGCGTGGGAGAACCACGACTCCATGGACCCGGCCCGGCGCGCCTTCTACGAGTTCCACTCCACGATGATGGAGCCCTGGGACGGCCCGGCCTGCGTCACCTTCACCGACGGCGTCCAGGTCGGCGCGGTCCTCGACCGCAACGGTCTGCGTCCCGGCCGCTACTGGGTCACCGACGACGGCCTCGTCGTCCTCGGCTCCGAGGTCGGCGTCCTGGACATCGACCCCGCCAAGGTCGTCCGCAAGGGCCGTCTGCAGCCCGGCAAGATGTTCCTCGTCGACACCGCCGAGCACCGCATCATCGAGGACGACGAGATCAAGGCGGCCCTCGCCGCCGAGAAGCCGTACGCCGAGTGGCTCGAGGCCGGCGAGATCGAACTCGTCGACCTGCCCGAGCGCGAGCACATCGTGCACACGCACGCCTCGGTCACCCGCCGCCAGCAGACCTTCGGCTACACCGAGGAAGAGCTGCGCGTCCTGCTCGCCCCGATGGCCAAGTCCGCCGCCGAGCCGATCGGTTCGATGGGCACCGACTCGCCCATCGCCGCGCTCTCCGCCCGCCCCCGGCTCCTCTTCGACTACTTCACCCAGCTGTTCGCGCAGGTCACCAACCCGCCGCTGGACGCGATCCGGGAGGAGCTGGTCACCTCCCTGCGCTCCTCCCTCGGCCCGCAGGGCAACCTGCTCGAGCCGAGCGCCTCGTCCTGCCGGACGGTCACCCTGCCGTTCCCGGTCATCGACAACGACGAGCTGGCCAAGCTCATCCACATCAACGCCGACAACGACATGCCCGGCTTCAAGGCCGCCACCCTCTCCGGCCTGTACCGGGTGCACGGCGGCGGCGAGGCCCTCGCCGCCCGCCTCGAGGAGATCTGCGCCGAGGCCGACGCCGCCATCGACAACGGCGCCCGGCTCATCGTCCTGTCGGACCGGCACTCGGACGCCGAGCACGCGCCGATCCCGTCGCTGCTGCTCACCGCGGCCGTCCACCACCACCTCATCCGCACCAAGCAGCGCACCGAGGTGGGCCTGCTGGTCGAGGCCGGCGACGTCCGCGAGGTCCACCACGTGGCCCTGCTGATCGGCTTCGGCGCCGCCGCCGTCAACCCGTACCTGGCGATGGAGTCGGCGGAGGACCTGCTGCGCGCGGGCACCTTCATCAGCGGCCTGGAGCCCGAGCAGGCGATCCGCAACCTGATCTACGCGCTCGGCAAGGGCGTCCTGAAGGTCATGTCCAAGATGGGCATCTCGACCGTCGCCTCCTACCGCGGCGCCCAGGTCTTCGAGGCCGTCGGGCTCGACGACGCCTTCGTCGAGAAGTACTTCAACGGCACCGCCACCAAGATCGGCGGCGTCGGCATCGACGTCATCGCCAAGGAGGTCGCCGCCCGCCACGCCAAGGCGTACCCGGCCAGCGGCATCGCGCCCGCGCACCGCGCCCTGGAGATAGGCGGCGAGTACCAGTGGCGCCGCGAGGGCGAGCCGCACCTGTTCGACCCGGAGACGGTCTTCCGCCTCCAGCACTCGACGCGCGCGGGCGACTACGACATCTTCAAGAAGTACACGGACCGGGTGAACGAGCAGTCCGAGCGCCTCATGACGCTGCGCGGGCTCTTCGGCTTCAAGTCCGGCCGCGAGCCGATCTCGATCGACGAGGTCGAGCCGGTCTCCGAGATCGTCAGGCGCTTCTCCACCGGCGCCATGTCGTACGGCTCCATCTCCCTGGAGGCGCACGAGACCCTCGCCATCGCCATGAACCAGTTGGGCGGCAAGTCCAACACCGGTGAGGGCGGCGAGGACGCGGACCGGCTGTACGACCCGGCCCGGCGCAGCGCCATCAAGCAGGTCGCCTCCGGCCGCTTCGGCGTCACGTCCGAGTACCTGGTCAACGCGGACGACATCCAGATCAAGATGGCCCAGGGCGCCAAGCCCGGCGAGGGCGGCCAACTGCCCGGCCACAAGGTGTACCCGTGGGTCGCCAAGACCCGGCACTCCACCCCGGGCGTGGGCCTCATCTCCCCGCCGCCGCACCACGACATCTACTCCATCGAGGACCTGGCCCAGCTCATCCACGACCTGAAGAACGCGAACCCGCAGGCGCGGATCCACGTGAAGCTGGTCTCGGAGGTCGGCGTCGGCACGGTCGCCGCGGGTGTGTCGAAGGCGCACGCGGACGTCGTGCTCATCTCCGGCCACGACGGCGGTACGGGCGCCTCGCCGCTCACCTCGCTGAAGCACGCGGGCGGCCCCTGGGAGCTCGGTCTCGCCGAGACCCAGCAGACGCTGCTGCTCAACGGCCTGCGCGACCGCATCGTCGTGCAGACCGACGGCCAGCTCAAGACCGGCCGTGACGTGATCATCGCCGCGCTGCTGGGCGCCGAGGAGTTCGGTTTCGCGACCGCGCCGCTCGTCGTCTCCGGCTGCGTCATGATGCGCGTCTGCCACCTGGACACCTGCCCCGTCGGCATCGCCACCCAGAACCCGGTGCTGCGCGACCGGTTCGCCGGCAAGGCCGAGTACGTCGTGAACTTCTTCAGGTTCATCGCCGAAGAGGTCCGCGAGCTGCTGGCCGAGCTGGGCTTCCGCTCGATCGAGGAGGCCGTCGGCCACGCCGAGGTCCTCGACGTCGAGCGCGCCGTCGACCACTGGAAGGCGCAGGGCCTCAACCTGGCCCCCCTCTTCTACGTGCCCGAGCTGCCCGAGGGCGCGGCCCTGCACCAGGTCATCGCACAGGACCACGGCCTGGAGAAGGCGCTCGACAACGAGCTGATCAAGCTCGCCGCCGACGCCCTGGCCGCGGACTCCGCGACCGACGCCCAGCCGGTGCGCGCCCAGGTCTCCATCCGCAACATCAACCGCACGGTCGGCACCATGCTCGGCCACGAGGTGACGAAGAAGTTCGGCGGTGCGGGCCTGCCCGAGAACACCATCGACATCACCTTCACCGGCTCCGCCGGCCAGTCCTTCGGCGCCTTCCTCCCGCGCGGCGTCACGCTGCGCCTGGAGGGCGACGCCAACGACTACGTCGGCAAGGGTCTCTCCGGCGGCCGGGTCGTCGTCCGCCCGGACCGGGGCGCCGACCACCTCGCCGAGTTCTCCACCATCGCGGGCAACACCATCGCCTACGGCGCGACCGGCGGCGAACTGTTCCTGCGCGGGCGGACCGGTGAGCGGTTCTGCGTCCGCAACTCGGGTGCGACGGTCGTCTCGGAGGGCGTGGGCGACCACGGCTGCGAGTACATGACCGGCGGCCGCGCGGTGGTCCTCGGCGAGACGGGCCGTAACTTCGCGGCCGGCATGTCCGGCGGTGTCGCCTACGTGATCGACCTGAACCGCGACAACGTCAACGTCGGCAACCTGGACGCCGTCGAGGCGCTGGACGACACCGACAGGCAGTGGCTGCACGACGTGGTGCGCCGGCACGCCGAGGAGACCGCCTCGACGGTCGCCGAGAAGCTGCTCGCCGACTGGGACGCGTCCGTGGAGCGCTTCAGCAAGATCATCCCCCGCACGTACAAGGCAGTGCTCGCCGCCAAGGACGCCGCCGAGCAGGCGGGACTCTCCGAGTCCGAGATCACCGAGAAGATGATGGAGGCGGCGACCAATGGCTGA